In the genome of Piliocolobus tephrosceles isolate RC106 chromosome 20, ASM277652v3, whole genome shotgun sequence, one region contains:
- the NANP gene encoding N-acylneuraminate-9-phosphatase — protein MGLSRVRAVFFDLDNTLIDTAGASRRGMLEVIKLLQSKYHYKEEAEIICDKVQVKLSKECFHPYNTCITDLRTSHWEEAIQETKGGAANRELAEECYFLWKSTRLQHMTLAEDVKAMLTELRKEVRLLLLTNGDRQTQREKIEACACQSYFDAVVVGGEQREEKPAPSIFYYCCNLLGVQPGDCVMVGDTLETDIQGGLNAGLKATVWINKNGIVPLKSSPVPHYIVSSVLELPALLQSIDCKVSMSA, from the exons ATGGGGCTGAGCCGTGTGCGGGCCGTTTTCTTTGACTTGGATAACACTCTCATCGACACTGCCGGGGCGAGCAGGAGAGGCATGTTGGAG gTGATAAAACTCTTACAATCAAAATACCATTATAAAGAAGAGGCTGAAATCATCTGTGATAAAGTTCAAGTTAAACTCAGCAAGGAATGTTTTCATCCTTACAATACATGCATTACTGATTTAAGGACTTCACATTGGGAAGAAGCAATCCAGGAAACAAAAGGTGGTGCAGCCAATAGAGAATTGGCTGaagaatgttattttctttggaaatctACACGTTTACAGCATATGACACTAGCAGAAGATGTCAAAGCCATGCTTACTGAACTTCGAAAGGAGGTCCGCCTACTTCTCTTAACGAATGGGGACAGACAGACCCAGAGGGAGAAGATTGAGGCTTGTGCCTGTCAGTCCTattttgatgctgttgttgtaggtggagagcagagagaggagaaacCAGCACCGTCCATATTTTATTACTGCTGCAATCTTCTTGGAGTACAACCTGGGGACTGTGTGATGGTTGGTGACACATTAGAAACCGACATCCAAGGAGGCCTCAATGCAGGATTGAAAGCAACAGTCTGGATCAATAAAAATGGAATAGTGCCACTAAAGTCCTCCCCAGTTCCGCATTACATAGTTTCTTCTGTGCTGGAGTTACCTGCTCTCTTACAAAGTATAGACTGCAAAGTCAGTATGTCCGCTTAA